The following coding sequences are from one Ruminococcus flavefaciens AE3010 window:
- a CDS encoding RrF2 family transcriptional regulator, with amino-acid sequence MKISTKGRYAMRMLYDLALHHEEGYVSLKDIADRQGISKKYLEQIVPLLNKTGLLRTNRGNKGGYMLAGSPDDITVGDVLKATEGSLAPVACLDFEPNECPRAGECSTLFIWEGLFKSITDYLDSITLRDIIEHSSNGGDYCI; translated from the coding sequence ATGAAAATATCAACAAAAGGCAGATATGCTATGCGAATGCTCTACGACCTTGCGCTCCACCATGAAGAGGGGTATGTATCGCTTAAAGATATTGCTGACAGACAGGGCATATCCAAGAAATATCTCGAACAGATAGTTCCCCTGCTCAATAAAACAGGCCTCCTGAGAACTAACCGCGGCAACAAGGGCGGTTATATGCTTGCGGGAAGTCCCGACGATATAACCGTAGGTGATGTGCTGAAAGCTACCGAGGGCAGTCTTGCTCCCGTAGCCTGTCTTGATTTTGAGCCTAATGAATGTCCGCGAGCAGGAGAATGCTCCACTCTTTTCATATGGGAGGGACTTTTCAAGTCCATCACCGACTACCTTGACAGCATAACCCTCAGGGACATCATAGAGCACAGCAGCAACGGCGGAGATTACTGTATCTGA
- a CDS encoding DUF4352 domain-containing protein has translation MKKTGLFAVLLATALTTASFAGCLDKNSSSSSRVRQSSNIPTSIEAIGSNVVDGEMGKEITENDTGFTLNSVISAKNSETGEQFIYMDITLRNNTDKQYTLSTLNNFYIELPDGSKAESDVRTQLYAKQNFNESKYYADPFDIPSNGQFSGVIGGIAVSGDASDFKLCFFPTGDNPRAKGTVIKYDITSGDIHAPAAEMLK, from the coding sequence ATGAAGAAAACAGGATTATTTGCAGTACTTCTTGCAACAGCGCTTACAACAGCTTCTTTTGCGGGCTGTTTAGATAAAAACAGCAGCTCATCTTCGAGAGTGCGTCAGTCGTCGAACATACCCACATCTATTGAAGCTATAGGTTCAAATGTTGTGGACGGCGAGATGGGAAAAGAGATAACGGAAAATGATACGGGCTTTACTCTCAATTCCGTTATAAGTGCCAAGAACAGCGAAACAGGCGAGCAGTTCATATACATGGACATCACTCTCAGGAACAATACCGATAAGCAGTACACACTGAGTACTCTCAATAACTTCTATATCGAGCTTCCCGACGGAAGCAAGGCGGAGTCTGATGTGCGCACACAGCTCTATGCGAAGCAGAACTTCAATGAGAGCAAGTATTATGCCGACCCCTTTGATATCCCCTCAAACGGACAGTTCAGCGGAGTGATCGGCGGTATTGCAGTCAGCGGTGATGCAAGCGATTTCAAGCTTTGCTTTTTCCCCACAGGTGACAATCCGAGAGCAAAGGGCACTGTTATCAAGTACGACATAACAAGCGGAGATATACATGCTCCTGCTGCCGAAATGCTGAAGTAA
- the cysK gene encoding cysteine synthase A, with amino-acid sequence MKTYKKITDLIGGTPLLELANLENVHELGATILAKLEYFNPAGSVKDRIAKAMIDDAEAKGLLKEGSVIIEPTSGNTGIGLASVAASRGYRLIITMPETMSIERRNLMKAYGAELVLTDGTKGMKGAIAKADELAQEIKGSFIPSQFTNPANPAIHEKTTGVEIWDDTDGKVDIFVAGVGTGGTISGTGAYLKSKNPNVKVVAVEPKSSPVLSEGTAGPHKIQGIGAGFVPETLNTDIYDEIIPVSNEDALETGRSIARTEGVLVGISSGAAVWAAIQLAKRPENKGKTIVALLPDTGERYLSTPMFE; translated from the coding sequence ATGAAAACTTATAAGAAGATCACAGACCTTATCGGCGGTACTCCGCTTCTGGAGCTTGCAAACCTTGAAAATGTACATGAGCTGGGAGCTACTATCCTCGCTAAGCTGGAGTACTTCAACCCCGCAGGAAGCGTTAAGGACAGAATAGCAAAGGCTATGATAGATGACGCAGAGGCTAAGGGACTTCTCAAGGAGGGCAGCGTTATCATTGAGCCCACCAGCGGCAATACAGGTATCGGTCTTGCTTCCGTAGCAGCTTCAAGAGGCTACAGACTCATTATCACAATGCCCGAGACCATGAGCATCGAGCGCCGCAACCTTATGAAGGCTTACGGTGCAGAGCTGGTCCTCACAGACGGCACAAAGGGCATGAAGGGCGCTATCGCCAAGGCTGACGAGCTGGCTCAGGAGATCAAGGGCAGCTTTATCCCGTCACAGTTCACAAATCCCGCTAACCCTGCTATCCACGAAAAGACCACAGGCGTCGAGATCTGGGACGACACAGACGGTAAAGTCGATATCTTCGTTGCAGGCGTAGGCACAGGCGGTACTATCAGCGGTACAGGCGCTTACCTCAAGTCCAAGAACCCCAATGTCAAGGTAGTAGCAGTAGAGCCAAAGAGCTCACCTGTACTCTCCGAGGGCACAGCAGGTCCTCACAAGATACAGGGTATCGGAGCAGGCTTCGTTCCCGAGACTCTCAACACTGATATATACGACGAGATAATCCCCGTTTCCAACGAAGACGCACTGGAGACAGGCAGATCTATCGCAAGAACAGAGGGCGTGCTTGTGGGTATATCCTCAGGTGCAGCAGTATGGGCTGCTATACAGCTTGCAAAGCGTCCCGAGAACAAGGGTAAGACTATCGTTGCTCTTCTCCCCGACACAGGCGAGCGCTACCTCTCCACACCTATGTTTGAATGA